A section of the Citrus sinensis cultivar Valencia sweet orange chromosome 8, DVS_A1.0, whole genome shotgun sequence genome encodes:
- the LOC102627989 gene encoding gibberellin 2-beta-dioxygenase 8 has translation MNKNGHRPSTSLLFIHTHTNTLSTICLSENKNKFGKQKKMPNLESYPPVFRRKHNDFDPDESVQDFQECYHSDPVPSLDLGSLNLEKLGDACRNWGLFRLVSHGIPETLMSQLRSQANNLFSFSFETKQRLFTNKPAAVSYFWGTPALTPSGAALARAPQSINWVEGFNVPLTQLSDRNQYFQGQQDPLFDSFRLSLEEYGKHMSRIARTIFEAMVRNLHLDSTQSHSDLSESTGLVRVYRYPKFSKADEALGMEVHTDSSVLSILNEDQVGGLEVFKDDKWLLVQPIPGSLIVNLGDMMQAISNDEYMSVMHRVKVNKNEERHSVCYFVFPGEGSVIRSSRYKPFTYSDFQARVQHDIKTLGFKVGLQRFKISEDA, from the exons ATGAATAAAAACGGACATAGGCCCTCAACAAGTCTTCTATTTATACACACCCACACAAACACGCTCTCTACGATTTGTCTCTCCGAAAACAAGAACAAGTTTggaaagcaaaagaaaatgccTAATCTAGAATCTTACCCACCTGTATTTCGCCGGAAACACAACGATTTTGATCCGGATGAATCTGTACAAGATTTCCAAGAATGTTATCATTCAGATCCTGTGCCAAGCCTCGATCTTGGGAGCCTAAACCTGGAGAAGCTTGGAGATGCATGCAGAAATTGGGGACTCTTTCGCTTGGTCAGCCATGGGATTCCTGAAACTCTAATGAGCCAACTTCGGAGCCAAGCCAATaatctgttttctttttcatttgaaacCAAGCAGAGGCTGTTCACTAATAAACCTGCTGCTGTCTCTTACTTCTGGGGTACGCCGGCTCTTACTCCATCCGGGGCTGCCCTAGCTAGAGCTCCCCAAAGTATCAACTGGGTTGAGGGATTCAATGTTCCTCTCACTCAACTCTCTGATCGTAATCAGTACTTTCAAGGTCAACAAGACCCCTTGTTTGATTCTTTCAG ACTTTCGTTGGAGGAATACGGGAAGCATATGTCTAGAATCGCTAGAACAATATTTGAAGCAATGGTAAGGAACCTTCATTTGGATTCAACACAATCTCATTCTGATCTCTCAGAATCAACTGGGCTTGTACGGGTTTATCGCTACCCAAAATTCTCAAAAGCCGATGAAGCATTGGGCATGGAGGTGCACACAGACAGTTCTGTGCTGTCCATACTCAATGAAGATCAGGTTGGCGGACTTGAAGTTTTCAAAGACGATAAATGGCTCCTTGTTCAACCAATTCCTGGCTCACTCATAGTCAATCTTGGAGACATGATGCAg gCTATAAGCAATGATGAGTATATGAGCGTGATGCATAGAGTGAAGGTGAACAAGAACGAGGAGAGACACTCCGTTTGCTACTTTGTATTCCCGGGAGAAGGCAGTGTGATTCGAAGCTCCAGGTACAAGCCTTTTACTTACTCTGATTTTCAAGCACGAGTTCAACATGATATAAAGACTCTGGGTTTTAAAGTTGGCCTTCAAAGGTTCAAGATCTCTGAGGAtgcttga
- the LOC102623682 gene encoding uncharacterized protein LOC102623682 isoform X2, producing MAFEQDFVRKRKRKKRCGQRKLPVGERVEVRSDEDGFLGSWHAGTVIASSSDCRTVKYDHLLTDAGDDNLVDIVCVSSIINSSTFADVTQSHSRGHIRPLPPPVKFGKCSLPFGLCVDVYYNEAWWEGVIFDLEDGSAERRIFFPDLGDEMTVGIDSLRITQDWDEFKETWHHRGTWLFLELIEEHERNSYLAVSVKQIWYDLREKKGYKKLKDWTSSVRALWNELIWEVIYDNIKIVVDSFLVAAGIPQSSEQEVQPILEFYRSATNVTEDPPIESADSLAVVPVENLGNSNEMNLNYTSLQSVQEKFDQDKLVSISEDDGPNKNLLTESDRTCNDKSVSQVFPVLTSIRGGNSGVICVISHNGEQSSISKTVSIIGEYRSSKHRKKGWKWLPSSPDIVPGAEFCPDAITKYAKIGKNNYTESLILSVKKHLKHQNWKLECTRDEKGTLRQRYISPDGKCYHSLRQVCLDLTETTVKIPTPDDLDASCPEQPEDDQDIDYRPPAMNSPSTELLVIKPEYNPQAVVDWYMVGVDESRKFDLKKSDMVLKARQHLSAIGWVFKYKIGPNAKRNLYHFSPEGKSYFSLRSACRACLNGVKGSESSASTCKTMENLISSDNAEDHFASAKQSYAVNAIGFNKSVIPSYAVSKNLSPGSCMPKKIKLKMKRKNNSSCLVQMQANSHGTGLPIKLGDGMEDTHHMYVLRSRKKAKQLDIPSFPNHNPRTVLSWLIDNNIILPRAKVTYCSRKKRRPKAEGRITRDGIKCKCCGKVYTLSGFEDHAGSTYCNPASHIFLQDGRSLLDCQLQVLKNGNIRNFTGEPHNRLKGNLLQGENDYKCSVCHFGGELLLCDRCPSSFHRNCVGLEDVPDGDWFCPSCCCSICGNSNSREEVGDVVDGSVLICHQCELKYHRKCLQNGATDKLKTHAKETWFCSKKCEEIFLGLQRLLGKPIPIGVPNLTWTLVKFSQHDTCKLDATDIQTLSKLNIAHRVMHECFEPVHEPYSSGDLAEDVLFSRWSLLNRLNFQGFYTVLLERNEELVTVATVRIFGEKAAEIPLVGTRFQYRRLGMCRILMNELEKRLMELGVEKLILPAIPTVLKTWTTSFGFKRMTAPERVQLVDYTFLNFPDTTMCLKLLQPSAELKISRDFLTWQFRGSQPGLESNVCENGDNIDLAGSSTVSEVSQAEQTEESETVEQRLAEISVYGDG from the exons atgGCGTTCGAGCAAGACTTTGTTAGGAAACGAAAGCGCAAAAAGCGTTGCGGTCAAAGGAAACTTCCTGTTGGTGAAAGAGTGGAG GTGAGGAGTGATGAAGATGGGTTTTTGGGCTCATGGCACGCAGGAACAGTCATTGCAAGTAGCAGTGACTGCCGTACTGTTAAATATGATCATCTCCTTACTGATGCTGGAGATGATAATCTTGTCGATATTGTGTGTGTTTCGTCAATTATAAACAGCAGTACTTTTGCCGATGTAACTCAGAGTCATAGTCGTGGACACATACGGCCATTGCCACCTCCAGTCAAGTTTGGCAAATGCAGCCTTCCTTTTGGACTCTGTGTGGATGTGTACTACAATGAGGCTTGGTGGGAAGGTGTGATTTTTGATCTTGAAGATGGTTCTGCAGAGAGGAGGATTTTCTTCCCAGATTTGGGAGATGAAATGACAGTTGGAATTGACTCATTAAGGATCACTCAGGATTGGGATGAATTCAAAGAGACTTGGCATCATCGGGGTACCTGGTTGTTTCTGGAGTTGATTGAGGAACATGAACGGAACTCATACCTTGCTGTGTCTGTGAAGCAAATTTGGTATGATTTGAGGGAGAAGAAGGGCTATAAGAAGCTTAAGGACTGGACTTCTTCTGTGAGAGCATTGTGGAATGAGTTGATTTGGGAGGTGatttatgataatattaaaattgtcgTAGATAGTTTTCTGGTGGCGGCGGGCATTCCACAGTCCTCTGAACAAGAAGTCCAGCCAATATTGGAGTTCTACAGATCTGCAACTAATGTTACAGAAGATCCTCCAATAGAATCGGCTGATTCTCTTGCTGTTGTTCCTGTTGAGAACCTGGGGAATTCCAATGAAATGAATCTGAACTATACTAGCTTGCAATCTGTTCAAGAGAAGTTTGACCAAGATAAACTAGTATCCATTTCAGAGGATGATGGGCCAAATAAGAATCTTTTGACTGAATCAGATAGAACTTGTAATGATAAATCTGTATCCCAGGTTTTCCCGGTGCTAACTTCTATTCGAGGGGGAAACTCTGGTGTCATTTGTGTAATCAGTCACAATGGTGAACAATCTTCTATTAGCAAGACCGTAAGTATCATTGGGGAGTATAGAAGTTCAAAACACAGGAAAAAAGGTTGGAAGTGGCTACCTTCCAGTCCAGACATAGTTCCTGGAGCTGAGTTTTGTCCAGATGCTATTACCAAATATGCAAAAATTGGTAAGAATAATTATACCGAAAGTTTAATATTGAGTGTTAAGAAGCATTTGAAACATCAAAACTGGAAACTTGAATGTACAAGGGATGAAAAAGGAACCCTTAGACAGCGTTACATATCACCTGATGGGAAGTGTTACCATTCTCTTCGCCAGGTCTGTTTGGATTTAACAGAAACCACAGTAAAGATCCCAACTCCTGATGATTTGGATGCTTCTTGTCCTGAGCAGCCAGAGGATGACCAGGATATTGATTATCGCCCACCAGCTATGAATTCTCCTAGCACTGAATTGCTTGTTATCAAACCTGAATATAACCCTCAAGCTGTGGTGGACTGGTACATGGTGGGAGTAGATGAGAGTAGAAAGTTCGACCTTAAAAAATCAGATATGGTACTAAAAGCAAGGCAGCATCTATCTGCTATCGGGTGGGTATTTAAATACAAGATTGGACCAAATGCAAAGCGTAATTTGTACCACTTTTCACCAGAAGGGAAGAGTTATTTTTCACTTCGGTCAGCCTGCAGAGCATGTTTAAATGGAGTAAAAGGTTCTGAAAGTAGTGCTTCTACTTGTAAAACTATGGAGAACCTTATTTCGAGTGACAATGCTGAAGATCACTTCGCTAGTGCGAAACAATCTTATGCTGTAAATGCAATTGGATTCAACAAAAGTGTAATACCATCATATGCTGTGTCCAAAAATTTATCCCCAGGATCTTGTATGCCAAAGAAAATCAAACTGAAGAtgaagaggaaaaataattcctCTTGCTTGGTTCAGATGCAGGCCAATTCACATGGTACAGGCCTCCCGATCAAGTTAGGAGATGGCATGGAAGATACTCACCATATGTATGTTCTTCGATCAAGAAAAAAAGCGAAGCAGTTGGATATTCCTAGTTTCCCAAACCACAATCCTCGAACTGTGTTATCTTGGTTGATAGATAACAATATCATTTTGCCTAGGGCTAAAGTAACTTACTGCAGTAGAAAGAAACGACGTCCAAAGGCAGAAGGGCGGATAACTCGTGATGGAATCAAGTGTAAATGTTGTGGCAAGGTATATACTCTTAGTGGCTTTGAAGATCATGCAGGCAGTACTTACTGCAACCCAGCTAGCCATATTTTTTTGCAAGATGGAAGATCTCTGTTGGATTGCCAGCTGCAAGTATTGAAAAATGGTAATATAAGAAATTTCACTGGAGAACCGCATAATAGGTTGAAGGGCAACCTTCTTCAAGGCGAGAATGACTACAAATGTTCAGTTTGTCACTTTGGCGGTGAACTTCTGTTATGTGATCGATGCCCATCCTCATTCCATCGAAATTGTGTTGGTTTAGAG GACGTTCCAGATGGAGACTGGTTTTGCCCATCCTGTTGCTGCAGTATTTGTGGAAATAGCAATTCTAGAGAAGAGGTCGGAGATGTTGTGGATGGAAGTGTTCTCATTTGTCACCAGTGCGAGCTTAAAT ATCACAGAAAGTGCCTACAGAATGGAGCAACAGATAAGTTAAAAACTCATGCTAAAGAAACATGGTTTTGCAGCAAGAAGTGTGAAGAG ATATTTTTGGGCCTCCAGAGGCTTCTAGGAAAACCAATTCCAATAGGTGTTCCCAATCTAACTTGGACACTGGTAAAGTTTTCGCAACATGATACTTGTAAGCTTGACGCTACTGATATTCAGACATTGAGTAAGCTGAATATTGCTCATCGTGTGATGCACGAGTGTTTCGAGCCAGTTCATGAACCTTACTCAAGTGGAGATCTTGCTGAAGATGTTTTATTTAGTAGATG GTCACTGCTTAACCGTTTGAACTTCCAAGGGTTCTACACAGTTCTTTTGGAGAGAAACGAGGAGTTGGTAACTGTTGCAACTGTCAG GATCTTTGGAGAAAAAGCAGCAGAAATACCCCTTGTTGGTACAAGGTTCCAGTATCGTCGGCTAGGAATGTGTCGCATTTTGATGAATGAGCTTGAAAAG AGGCTCATGGAATTAGGAGTCGAGAAGCTGATTTTGCCCGCCATTCCTACTGTGTTAAAGACATGGACAACTTCTTTTGGCTTTAAAAGGATGACGGCTCCTGAAAGAGTACAACTTGTTGATTATACTTTTCTGAATTTCCCAGATACTACTATGTGCCTGAAACTTTTACAACCTTCAGCAGAATTGAAGATCTCAAGAG ATTTTCTTACATGGCAATTTAGAGGATCTCAACCTGGACTTGAAAGTAATGTATGTGAAAATGGTGATAACATTGATCTTGCTGGGTCCAGTACTGTCTCTGAAGTATCCCAAGCAGAGCAAACTGAAGAGAGTGAGACTGTTGAACAAAGGCTAGCTGA AATTTCTGTATATGGAGATGGATAA
- the LOC102623682 gene encoding uncharacterized protein LOC102623682 isoform X1, with amino-acid sequence MAFEQDFVRKRKRKKRCGQRKLPVGERVEVRSDEDGFLGSWHAGTVIASSSDCRTVKYDHLLTDAGDDNLVDIVCVSSIINSSTFADVTQSHSRGHIRPLPPPVKFGKCSLPFGLCVDVYYNEAWWEGVIFDLEDGSAERRIFFPDLGDEMTVGIDSLRITQDWDEFKETWHHRGTWLFLELIEEHERNSYLAVSVKQIWYDLREKKGYKKLKDWTSSVRALWNELIWEVIYDNIKIVVDSFLVAAGIPQSSEQEVQPILEFYRSATNVTEDPPIESADSLAVVPVENLGNSNEMNLNYTSLQSVQEKFDQDKLVSISEDDGPNKNLLTESDRTCNDKSVSQVFPVLTSIRGGNSGVICVISHNGEQSSISKTVSIIGEYRSSKHRKKGWKWLPSSPDIVPGAEFCPDAITKYAKIGKNNYTESLILSVKKHLKHQNWKLECTRDEKGTLRQRYISPDGKCYHSLRQVCLDLTETTVKIPTPDDLDASCPEQPEDDQDIDYRPPAMNSPSTELLVIKPEYNPQAVVDWYMVGVDESRKFDLKKSDMVLKARQHLSAIGWVFKYKIGPNAKRNLYHFSPEGKSYFSLRSACRACLNGVKGSESSASTCKTMENLISSDNAEDHFASAKQSYAVNAIGFNKSVIPSYAVSKNLSPGSCMPKKIKLKMKRKNNSSCLVQMQANSHGTGLPIKLGDGMEDTHHMYVLRSRKKAKQLDIPSFPNHNPRTVLSWLIDNNIILPRAKVTYCSRKKRRPKAEGRITRDGIKCKCCGKVYTLSGFEDHAGSTYCNPASHIFLQDGRSLLDCQLQVLKNGNIRNFTGEPHNRLKGNLLQGENDYKCSVCHFGGELLLCDRCPSSFHRNCVGLEDVPDGDWFCPSCCCSICGNSNSREEVGDVVDGSVLICHQCELKYHRKCLQNGATDKLKTHAKETWFCSKKCEEIFLGLQRLLGKPIPIGVPNLTWTLVKFSQHDTCKLDATDIQTLSKLNIAHRVMHECFEPVHEPYSSGDLAEDVLFSRWSLLNRLNFQGFYTVLLERNEELVTVATVRIFGEKAAEIPLVGTRFQYRRLGMCRILMNELEKRLMELGVEKLILPAIPTVLKTWTTSFGFKRMTAPERVQLVDYTFLNFPDTTMCLKLLQPSAELKISRDFLTWQFRGSQPGLESNVCENGDNIDLAGSSTVSEVSQAEQTEESETVEQRLADVAMKNYVTGNESSVHPIVMVKRPTCPRSKPQQTKITPECSVVDADFNKICMSRGSDVANCYKRRKISASGNRVFVPLSRLNKRPL; translated from the exons atgGCGTTCGAGCAAGACTTTGTTAGGAAACGAAAGCGCAAAAAGCGTTGCGGTCAAAGGAAACTTCCTGTTGGTGAAAGAGTGGAG GTGAGGAGTGATGAAGATGGGTTTTTGGGCTCATGGCACGCAGGAACAGTCATTGCAAGTAGCAGTGACTGCCGTACTGTTAAATATGATCATCTCCTTACTGATGCTGGAGATGATAATCTTGTCGATATTGTGTGTGTTTCGTCAATTATAAACAGCAGTACTTTTGCCGATGTAACTCAGAGTCATAGTCGTGGACACATACGGCCATTGCCACCTCCAGTCAAGTTTGGCAAATGCAGCCTTCCTTTTGGACTCTGTGTGGATGTGTACTACAATGAGGCTTGGTGGGAAGGTGTGATTTTTGATCTTGAAGATGGTTCTGCAGAGAGGAGGATTTTCTTCCCAGATTTGGGAGATGAAATGACAGTTGGAATTGACTCATTAAGGATCACTCAGGATTGGGATGAATTCAAAGAGACTTGGCATCATCGGGGTACCTGGTTGTTTCTGGAGTTGATTGAGGAACATGAACGGAACTCATACCTTGCTGTGTCTGTGAAGCAAATTTGGTATGATTTGAGGGAGAAGAAGGGCTATAAGAAGCTTAAGGACTGGACTTCTTCTGTGAGAGCATTGTGGAATGAGTTGATTTGGGAGGTGatttatgataatattaaaattgtcgTAGATAGTTTTCTGGTGGCGGCGGGCATTCCACAGTCCTCTGAACAAGAAGTCCAGCCAATATTGGAGTTCTACAGATCTGCAACTAATGTTACAGAAGATCCTCCAATAGAATCGGCTGATTCTCTTGCTGTTGTTCCTGTTGAGAACCTGGGGAATTCCAATGAAATGAATCTGAACTATACTAGCTTGCAATCTGTTCAAGAGAAGTTTGACCAAGATAAACTAGTATCCATTTCAGAGGATGATGGGCCAAATAAGAATCTTTTGACTGAATCAGATAGAACTTGTAATGATAAATCTGTATCCCAGGTTTTCCCGGTGCTAACTTCTATTCGAGGGGGAAACTCTGGTGTCATTTGTGTAATCAGTCACAATGGTGAACAATCTTCTATTAGCAAGACCGTAAGTATCATTGGGGAGTATAGAAGTTCAAAACACAGGAAAAAAGGTTGGAAGTGGCTACCTTCCAGTCCAGACATAGTTCCTGGAGCTGAGTTTTGTCCAGATGCTATTACCAAATATGCAAAAATTGGTAAGAATAATTATACCGAAAGTTTAATATTGAGTGTTAAGAAGCATTTGAAACATCAAAACTGGAAACTTGAATGTACAAGGGATGAAAAAGGAACCCTTAGACAGCGTTACATATCACCTGATGGGAAGTGTTACCATTCTCTTCGCCAGGTCTGTTTGGATTTAACAGAAACCACAGTAAAGATCCCAACTCCTGATGATTTGGATGCTTCTTGTCCTGAGCAGCCAGAGGATGACCAGGATATTGATTATCGCCCACCAGCTATGAATTCTCCTAGCACTGAATTGCTTGTTATCAAACCTGAATATAACCCTCAAGCTGTGGTGGACTGGTACATGGTGGGAGTAGATGAGAGTAGAAAGTTCGACCTTAAAAAATCAGATATGGTACTAAAAGCAAGGCAGCATCTATCTGCTATCGGGTGGGTATTTAAATACAAGATTGGACCAAATGCAAAGCGTAATTTGTACCACTTTTCACCAGAAGGGAAGAGTTATTTTTCACTTCGGTCAGCCTGCAGAGCATGTTTAAATGGAGTAAAAGGTTCTGAAAGTAGTGCTTCTACTTGTAAAACTATGGAGAACCTTATTTCGAGTGACAATGCTGAAGATCACTTCGCTAGTGCGAAACAATCTTATGCTGTAAATGCAATTGGATTCAACAAAAGTGTAATACCATCATATGCTGTGTCCAAAAATTTATCCCCAGGATCTTGTATGCCAAAGAAAATCAAACTGAAGAtgaagaggaaaaataattcctCTTGCTTGGTTCAGATGCAGGCCAATTCACATGGTACAGGCCTCCCGATCAAGTTAGGAGATGGCATGGAAGATACTCACCATATGTATGTTCTTCGATCAAGAAAAAAAGCGAAGCAGTTGGATATTCCTAGTTTCCCAAACCACAATCCTCGAACTGTGTTATCTTGGTTGATAGATAACAATATCATTTTGCCTAGGGCTAAAGTAACTTACTGCAGTAGAAAGAAACGACGTCCAAAGGCAGAAGGGCGGATAACTCGTGATGGAATCAAGTGTAAATGTTGTGGCAAGGTATATACTCTTAGTGGCTTTGAAGATCATGCAGGCAGTACTTACTGCAACCCAGCTAGCCATATTTTTTTGCAAGATGGAAGATCTCTGTTGGATTGCCAGCTGCAAGTATTGAAAAATGGTAATATAAGAAATTTCACTGGAGAACCGCATAATAGGTTGAAGGGCAACCTTCTTCAAGGCGAGAATGACTACAAATGTTCAGTTTGTCACTTTGGCGGTGAACTTCTGTTATGTGATCGATGCCCATCCTCATTCCATCGAAATTGTGTTGGTTTAGAG GACGTTCCAGATGGAGACTGGTTTTGCCCATCCTGTTGCTGCAGTATTTGTGGAAATAGCAATTCTAGAGAAGAGGTCGGAGATGTTGTGGATGGAAGTGTTCTCATTTGTCACCAGTGCGAGCTTAAAT ATCACAGAAAGTGCCTACAGAATGGAGCAACAGATAAGTTAAAAACTCATGCTAAAGAAACATGGTTTTGCAGCAAGAAGTGTGAAGAG ATATTTTTGGGCCTCCAGAGGCTTCTAGGAAAACCAATTCCAATAGGTGTTCCCAATCTAACTTGGACACTGGTAAAGTTTTCGCAACATGATACTTGTAAGCTTGACGCTACTGATATTCAGACATTGAGTAAGCTGAATATTGCTCATCGTGTGATGCACGAGTGTTTCGAGCCAGTTCATGAACCTTACTCAAGTGGAGATCTTGCTGAAGATGTTTTATTTAGTAGATG GTCACTGCTTAACCGTTTGAACTTCCAAGGGTTCTACACAGTTCTTTTGGAGAGAAACGAGGAGTTGGTAACTGTTGCAACTGTCAG GATCTTTGGAGAAAAAGCAGCAGAAATACCCCTTGTTGGTACAAGGTTCCAGTATCGTCGGCTAGGAATGTGTCGCATTTTGATGAATGAGCTTGAAAAG AGGCTCATGGAATTAGGAGTCGAGAAGCTGATTTTGCCCGCCATTCCTACTGTGTTAAAGACATGGACAACTTCTTTTGGCTTTAAAAGGATGACGGCTCCTGAAAGAGTACAACTTGTTGATTATACTTTTCTGAATTTCCCAGATACTACTATGTGCCTGAAACTTTTACAACCTTCAGCAGAATTGAAGATCTCAAGAG ATTTTCTTACATGGCAATTTAGAGGATCTCAACCTGGACTTGAAAGTAATGTATGTGAAAATGGTGATAACATTGATCTTGCTGGGTCCAGTACTGTCTCTGAAGTATCCCAAGCAGAGCAAACTGAAGAGAGTGAGACTGTTGAACAAAGGCTAGCTGA TGTTGCGATGAAGAATTACGTTACTGGTAATGAAAGCTCGGTTCATCCGATTGTCATG GTGAAACGGCCAACCTGTCCTAGAAGCAAGCCTCAACAAACTAAAATCACTCCAGAGTGCTCAGTTGTGGATGCTGATTTTAACAAGATATGCATGAGTAGAGGGAGCGATGTTGCCAATTGCTACAAGCGGAGAAAAATCTCAGCCAGTGGGAACCGAGTCTTTGTTCCTCTTTCCAGACTAAATAAGCGGCCACTGTGA